DNA sequence from the Saimiri boliviensis isolate mSaiBol1 chromosome 5, mSaiBol1.pri, whole genome shotgun sequence genome:
GCTTGAATTCTGGGGGAAGTCATTGACACTCCCTAGGCCACAATTTTCTCATCTAATAAAATGAACCCAGTTGTAACCCCTTCAGATCTGCTATCAGAATTAAATGATATGTGAAGGGATTTAGCATTGTGCCAAGCCTagaaaagcagttttttttttcttagctattATTACTTTATAGTTGTGATTGCCATAGAGATGATGATAATTTTGGGGAGTAAAGTTTATATTTAAGTACCTGAaagaaccctgaaaaaaaaatcacccttagAATGGTACAAAATTAAAACTGAGTACAGAACAAAGTTTATAATTTGAGCCTTTTAACGGaataaagaatattaaagaaGACCTTGAAGCAAGCATGAAGTAATTTCCAGGTCACTAGACAATTTGCAGGTGCAAACCATTTCTGGTCCCATTGTCAGAGGGAGAAAAAAGGTACAGGTCACACCCAGTCTCCTATGCTGATGTCCAAATGTCTGGTTTGGTTAGTCTTGACCTAAAAAGAGCAAGGAATGGATGCTTtgagaaaagaaacaattaacagaccctttaagaaatacaaatataagtattttgagaagtcttaaaagaaaacaagaacaacaaaaatatattagtgTTAGGATTACATCACCATAATTTTTCTCCCTAGCATTTGTaatgatttttcagttttacatcaaaaagaaaatctggcctTGTGGACATTTAAGAGACTAGGGAATTTCATTTTCCACTTAATAAACTGATTTTCTCCACCACTCTAGGTACTTGAAATTAGCACAAACCCCAGGCTAGCTACAATTCCAAAAGGGAATGCTCAGTTCATTATGAATGGTCTTAAAGCAAATAGTACTCTGACAGCCAAATTCCTGGTCTTCAAATGTGTAAGTTTGCCCTTTTTTTCACAAGTCTTACTCAAGACCACTTCTGAGCTTCTGCACATTTAACCCTTACACTCAAAGACATGTTACTAAAGAACATAGGAAACTTCAACTTCATACATTTGGACTAAAttccttttcaaaagaagtttaATATTTATAACCAAAATATGACCATATTGAATACACTAAATTAACTGCTGAACTAACAGAAAGgaaatactgtatttattttcacttcCGTGGCTAGACATCCTTTGAACAGTTCGAAAGAATCATAAACCAGCCATAAATTAATTCTAtgatgcttttcattttctttcttcacttaatAGCACAGCActgatttttcaattaaaaaaatactgaaaagtaaatagttgtttttaataatcaaaattaatttGTACTATCTTTAGTTGATCTGTATGTTATTCGTTAAACCTTTCATTATAATAATAAAGCCACAATATAGTGAAGCTTTatgtattacttcatttaattctcaataaAATTCCAAGGAATAAGCATTATTATTGTACTCACACTGgagactaaaaataaaacaagcttaTAGGAGATTGCCTATAATCACACAGGTAGTCATCTGCAGGGCTagtatttaaaatagatattaacACTTTGGACTTTAACTGGCACAGGAGGATAAAAATATCAGGGATAGGCttacttaatcatttttaataatttaaatcagTCCATATATTGataagtaaaagataaaaaatgatctTAAATACAAGGCCTGAGTTGTCAACTGCCACAATTTTCCACTTTTAGACTTGAATAGACATAACTAAAAATTTAAGTGACAAAATTCCAATAAGAAAACACAGTGCATAATTAGTGCACGTCTATGGATTTGGGGCGGAGAGTGACTTCATTTTATATAGGGTATTGTTTTTCCTAATTAATTGTAGTCTGCCACATATTTGTACGTGATTGCCTCATAAATGGTTTACAAATTGTTAAGAAGTTTATGGATATCTAGAAAGAATATTATCGCtcaataaataaacttttacaaGTGTAGAAgagaaattttacattaaaatgtgactttgtttcttcatcctgagagaatgaatttaaaaaaaaacacacatttaaaatcAAGCATTAGATATGCAAATATGTGTTCAGATCAGAGATACCAAAATTATTCAAATGATTAATTATTCATCACAAAATGTCAATTAATAATTATGAAGCAGAAAAGGCATCTTTCTaatgcatctttatttttcttggccTAAAAAAGGCTAAATATACATGTTCAATTGACTTctaacaagtttttaaaattcaacaaagtaaacaaattGTAAACAAGCGCAAACTCTGAATTTTAATGAGAACAACAAATATGCCCAAAGTGAAGGGGagagtaaaaaataataacaaagaaaacaaaaccaaacaaaaccagtTATGTTTATGTTTACGACATATATGGCCTCATCCTCACTCACCTGCTAGGTAATGGACAGCAGCCCAGCCTAGCCAAGAAAACAACCCAACAACCCAAGTTGTGAATTTGCTTAGCAATGTGCAAAGTACGTGACATGATGATGTTTCTCTCTGAATTGATCAGTCTTTGTTGGGGTTCGGGGGAGTGCTTTGGGAATTTCTTTACCCTTTCCAAATAGTCATTAGAAGAAAAGCACAGTTTAAGTTTCGTAAAATTACCTATTGTAATATCTGAAGTCTGTTAACAAACTAAGCATTACTAAAATATGACTAAACAAGATTTTTCACATTGCCTTAATTCTAAAGAATGCCCCTATGCCAagtattatttagtttttttccaggaagattatatcttgtcttttaaaattattagtctGAGCCGATGtgataatataaaagaataaaccaTTATGGTCACTGcactatgatttattttatttttatcattattattttactctTCACTGACACCTGGTGAACTTGTCTCTGAGACCCGGGGAGTTATTTTAGTCAGGGTGTCCCTGCCCTCCTGCTGGTAGATTAATTACACATTAAACGTTGTGTTTTCAAAACGAAATGATAAATCTGGACACATAAAAGAGGCACAAAAAGAATCACAGCGAGGGAGAAGAGGCGatgttaagaaagaaaacaagaaattgcAAAAGGGAGGTATCAGATAGAAAAGAGAACGCAGGAAATGCAACTAGGAAAGAATTTCAAGATAATAAGGATAAAGGGCAGGGAGGGCTGAAAGCAGGGCCAGAGAGAGGAAAAGCAGTAGGGAGATTTTTGGTTTTCAATTCCCTGGTGAGGCTGCTGGCGTCCGCGCCCTCAacgccccagccttccaagtggaGGCGAAAGCCACCTCCTCGGGCCTGCGTCGCATCCAACTTACTCCAAGTTTTCTGGTGACTCCTACAGGGCCCCTTTCCGTCCCCCCCCTTAGTGAGATTGACAGCCGCGTGGAggaggcttttccaggcacagcCTTTCTCATGGTAATCAGCCCCCAGCATCACCTCCCGGCCGCGGCTGCTCCCGCTCGGAGCGCGGCTAGCGGACCCCGGGGACCGGAAACAGGGCGGCGGGCGGGGAGCGGGAGCGCGAGCCAGGTCAGCTGACCGGGCGGCGGGCGGGGGTCGCGGGCTCCCGGGCGGGGACGGGTCTGGGGGAGGGCCGACCCCCCCTCCCCGCGCTCCTCCGCCAGAGTAGCGGGGCCTTTCCTGGAGATCAAATCCAGGGACCGAAGCTAGCGGCGGGGgttggggcggggtggggggatgggggcagagcGCGCGGAAAATTGGGGACAACAAGCAGACCTGTTTGGCATCAATAAATTAAGATGCTCATTTGGGTCCTGAAGTTTGCTGGTTCCTGTCAGTGGAGACGTTGGCAAAAGCCCTGAAGCCGAGATTCAGCCtttacttcaaaaaaataaaataaaatcaaccccTCAGCTGGCCGCCCTGCTGGGGCCAGGTGACGTGCGAGATTCCACAGCCTGCGGGTCTCGCAGCAGGGATGTTAGGGACGGTCTGAGCTTCTCTGGtcctgttttggttttgtttgaaaGGGCTTCTCAGAGAGatgctcctgatttttttttttttttttaatagactttcCCCTCCTATCCTAGGCTCAACTCCGAATGGATTGGATTGCGAGTCTGCACGTGAGAAAACCGTTTGACTTGGCTTGGACCCCTGCCGCCCCCCACCCGCTCCACACACA
Encoded proteins:
- the LOC141584694 gene encoding uncharacterized protein LOC141584694, which gives rise to MIQIRQAFGVDHEGLGRSKKVLGLLVKMQDSEKAQVISTWWLCRKQNSLGEWKHGDQVGSCNNVPQEGAGRAESRARERKSSREIFGFQFPGEAAGVRALNAPAFQVEAKATSSGLRRIQLTPSFLVTPTGPLSVPPLSEIDSRVEEAFPGTAFLMVISPQHHLPAAAAPARSAASGPRGPETGRRAGSGSASQAQLRMDWIASLHWIINGEDREKERFICRTYFAV